One segment of Vulpes lagopus strain Blue_001 chromosome 8, ASM1834538v1, whole genome shotgun sequence DNA contains the following:
- the PIGV gene encoding GPI mannosyltransferase 2 isoform X1, with translation MWPLDQSRKEVLRFAVSCRVLTLVLQLSFIPQALFNAIIPDHRAEAFSPPHLTPSGVVDQLVEGLLGGLSHWDAEHFLFIAEHGYLYEHNFAFFPGFPLALLVGAELLRPLRALLNLRSRLLISVALLNSLFSVLATVALHDLGCLVLRCPRQAFYGALLFCLSPANVFLAAGYSEALFALLTFSAMGQLERGRSWTSGLLFALATGVRSNGLVNIGFLVYSQCQGFLSSLMVLNPLRQLLMLMGSVFLSLFTLGLPFALFQYYAYTQFCLPGSARPIPKPLLQLAVDKGYRTVEGNEPPWCSWKLPLIYSYIQDLYWNVGFLRYYEFKQVPNFLLAAPVAILVAWATWTYVTIHPWLCLTLGMRRSKNSKTRENSHPGFLSPRVFVYLVHAAALLLFGGVYMHVQVLTRFLGSSTPIVYWFPAYLLQNQEPLLRSPETVPWKPLAGESVARQKVPRNSLVGLLYNWKACSLVTRCILGYFLSYWLLGLLLHCNFLPWT, from the exons ATGTGGCCCCTGGACCAGTCCAGGAAAGAGGTGCTGAGGTTTGCAGTCAGCTGCCGTGTCCTGACTCTGGTGCTACAG CTCTCCTTCATCCCACAGGCACTCTTCAATGCCATCATCCCAGATCACCGTGCAGAAgccttctctcctcctcacctCACCCCCTCAGGCGTTGTGGACCAACTCGTGGAAGGTCTTCTGGGTGGCCTGTCTCACTGGGATGCTGAACACTTCCTGTTCATTGCCGAGCACGGCTATCTATATGAGCATAACTTTGCCTTCTTCCCTGGCTTCCCCCTGGCTCTCTTGGTAGGAGCTGAACTGCTGAGACCCCTGCGGGCATTACTGAACCTACGGAGTCGCCTGTTAATCTCAGTAGCATTGCTCAATTCTTTGTTCTCCGTGCTAGCCACTGTCGCACTTCATGACCTGGGCTGTCTGGTTTTGCGCTGTCCCCGCCAGGCCTTTTATGGAGCCCTGCTCTTCTGCCTCAGCCCCGCCAATGTCTTCCTGGCAGCTGGTTACTCAGAAGCTTTGTTTGCCCTCCTGACATTCAGCGCCATGGGGCAGCTGGAAAGGGGCCGAAGCTGGACTAGTGGACTCCTCTTTGCCCTTGCCACTGGCGTTCGCTCCAATGGACTGGTCAACATTGGCTTCCTCGTGTATTCTCAGTGCCAGGgatttctgtcttctctcatgGTGCTGAATCCTCTAAGACAGCTCTTGATGCTGATGGGCTCTGTGTTCCTGTCTTTGTTCACACTTGGCCTTCCCTTTGCCCTCTTTCAGTATTATGCCTACACCCAGTTCTGTCTGCCAGGCTCTGCCCGCCCCATCCCTAAGCCCTTGCTGCAGTTAGCTGTGGACAAGGGCTACCGGACTGTGGAGGGAAATGAGCCACCTTGGTGCTCCTGGAAACTTCCCTTAATATATAGCTATATCCAGGATCTCTACTGGAATGTTGGCTTTTTGCGATACTATGAGTTCAAGCAGGTGCCCAATTTCCTACTGGCTGCACCAGTGGCTATACTGGTTGCCTGGGCAACATGGACATATGTGACCATCCACCCATGGCTCTGCCTTACACTTGGGATGCGAAGGAGCAAGAACAGTAAGACCCGAGAGAACTCTCATCCTGGATTCCTCAGTCCTCGGGTGTTTGTGTACCTGGTCCACGCTGCAGCGCTGTTGCTGTTTGGTGGTGTCTACATGCATGTCCAG GTCCTCACCAGGTTTCTGGGTTCCTCCACTCCTATTGTGTACTGGTTTCCAGCTTATTTGCTTCAGAATCAAGAGCCACTGCTGAGATCCCCAGAGACTGTGCCTTGGAAGCCACTTGCAGGGGAATCTGTAGCAAGACAAAAGGTTCCCAGAAATTCTCTTGTGGGACTTCTATACAACTGGAAAGCCTGTTCACTAGTCACACGATGTATTCTGGGCTACTTCCTGTCTTACTGGCTCCTGGGACTACTCCTACATTGCAACTTCCTACCTTGGACATGA
- the PIGV gene encoding GPI mannosyltransferase 2 isoform X2: protein MWPLDQSRKEVLRFAVSCRVLTLVLQALFNAIIPDHRAEAFSPPHLTPSGVVDQLVEGLLGGLSHWDAEHFLFIAEHGYLYEHNFAFFPGFPLALLVGAELLRPLRALLNLRSRLLISVALLNSLFSVLATVALHDLGCLVLRCPRQAFYGALLFCLSPANVFLAAGYSEALFALLTFSAMGQLERGRSWTSGLLFALATGVRSNGLVNIGFLVYSQCQGFLSSLMVLNPLRQLLMLMGSVFLSLFTLGLPFALFQYYAYTQFCLPGSARPIPKPLLQLAVDKGYRTVEGNEPPWCSWKLPLIYSYIQDLYWNVGFLRYYEFKQVPNFLLAAPVAILVAWATWTYVTIHPWLCLTLGMRRSKNSKTRENSHPGFLSPRVFVYLVHAAALLLFGGVYMHVQVLTRFLGSSTPIVYWFPAYLLQNQEPLLRSPETVPWKPLAGESVARQKVPRNSLVGLLYNWKACSLVTRCILGYFLSYWLLGLLLHCNFLPWT, encoded by the exons ATGTGGCCCCTGGACCAGTCCAGGAAAGAGGTGCTGAGGTTTGCAGTCAGCTGCCGTGTCCTGACTCTGGTGCTACAG GCACTCTTCAATGCCATCATCCCAGATCACCGTGCAGAAgccttctctcctcctcacctCACCCCCTCAGGCGTTGTGGACCAACTCGTGGAAGGTCTTCTGGGTGGCCTGTCTCACTGGGATGCTGAACACTTCCTGTTCATTGCCGAGCACGGCTATCTATATGAGCATAACTTTGCCTTCTTCCCTGGCTTCCCCCTGGCTCTCTTGGTAGGAGCTGAACTGCTGAGACCCCTGCGGGCATTACTGAACCTACGGAGTCGCCTGTTAATCTCAGTAGCATTGCTCAATTCTTTGTTCTCCGTGCTAGCCACTGTCGCACTTCATGACCTGGGCTGTCTGGTTTTGCGCTGTCCCCGCCAGGCCTTTTATGGAGCCCTGCTCTTCTGCCTCAGCCCCGCCAATGTCTTCCTGGCAGCTGGTTACTCAGAAGCTTTGTTTGCCCTCCTGACATTCAGCGCCATGGGGCAGCTGGAAAGGGGCCGAAGCTGGACTAGTGGACTCCTCTTTGCCCTTGCCACTGGCGTTCGCTCCAATGGACTGGTCAACATTGGCTTCCTCGTGTATTCTCAGTGCCAGGgatttctgtcttctctcatgGTGCTGAATCCTCTAAGACAGCTCTTGATGCTGATGGGCTCTGTGTTCCTGTCTTTGTTCACACTTGGCCTTCCCTTTGCCCTCTTTCAGTATTATGCCTACACCCAGTTCTGTCTGCCAGGCTCTGCCCGCCCCATCCCTAAGCCCTTGCTGCAGTTAGCTGTGGACAAGGGCTACCGGACTGTGGAGGGAAATGAGCCACCTTGGTGCTCCTGGAAACTTCCCTTAATATATAGCTATATCCAGGATCTCTACTGGAATGTTGGCTTTTTGCGATACTATGAGTTCAAGCAGGTGCCCAATTTCCTACTGGCTGCACCAGTGGCTATACTGGTTGCCTGGGCAACATGGACATATGTGACCATCCACCCATGGCTCTGCCTTACACTTGGGATGCGAAGGAGCAAGAACAGTAAGACCCGAGAGAACTCTCATCCTGGATTCCTCAGTCCTCGGGTGTTTGTGTACCTGGTCCACGCTGCAGCGCTGTTGCTGTTTGGTGGTGTCTACATGCATGTCCAG GTCCTCACCAGGTTTCTGGGTTCCTCCACTCCTATTGTGTACTGGTTTCCAGCTTATTTGCTTCAGAATCAAGAGCCACTGCTGAGATCCCCAGAGACTGTGCCTTGGAAGCCACTTGCAGGGGAATCTGTAGCAAGACAAAAGGTTCCCAGAAATTCTCTTGTGGGACTTCTATACAACTGGAAAGCCTGTTCACTAGTCACACGATGTATTCTGGGCTACTTCCTGTCTTACTGGCTCCTGGGACTACTCCTACATTGCAACTTCCTACCTTGGACATGA
- the PIGV gene encoding GPI mannosyltransferase 2 isoform X3 produces MWPLDQSRKEVLRFAVSCRVLTLVLQAFYGALLFCLSPANVFLAAGYSEALFALLTFSAMGQLERGRSWTSGLLFALATGVRSNGLVNIGFLVYSQCQGFLSSLMVLNPLRQLLMLMGSVFLSLFTLGLPFALFQYYAYTQFCLPGSARPIPKPLLQLAVDKGYRTVEGNEPPWCSWKLPLIYSYIQDLYWNVGFLRYYEFKQVPNFLLAAPVAILVAWATWTYVTIHPWLCLTLGMRRSKNSKTRENSHPGFLSPRVFVYLVHAAALLLFGGVYMHVQVLTRFLGSSTPIVYWFPAYLLQNQEPLLRSPETVPWKPLAGESVARQKVPRNSLVGLLYNWKACSLVTRCILGYFLSYWLLGLLLHCNFLPWT; encoded by the exons ATGTGGCCCCTGGACCAGTCCAGGAAAGAGGTGCTGAGGTTTGCAGTCAGCTGCCGTGTCCTGACTCTGGTGCTACAG GCCTTTTATGGAGCCCTGCTCTTCTGCCTCAGCCCCGCCAATGTCTTCCTGGCAGCTGGTTACTCAGAAGCTTTGTTTGCCCTCCTGACATTCAGCGCCATGGGGCAGCTGGAAAGGGGCCGAAGCTGGACTAGTGGACTCCTCTTTGCCCTTGCCACTGGCGTTCGCTCCAATGGACTGGTCAACATTGGCTTCCTCGTGTATTCTCAGTGCCAGGgatttctgtcttctctcatgGTGCTGAATCCTCTAAGACAGCTCTTGATGCTGATGGGCTCTGTGTTCCTGTCTTTGTTCACACTTGGCCTTCCCTTTGCCCTCTTTCAGTATTATGCCTACACCCAGTTCTGTCTGCCAGGCTCTGCCCGCCCCATCCCTAAGCCCTTGCTGCAGTTAGCTGTGGACAAGGGCTACCGGACTGTGGAGGGAAATGAGCCACCTTGGTGCTCCTGGAAACTTCCCTTAATATATAGCTATATCCAGGATCTCTACTGGAATGTTGGCTTTTTGCGATACTATGAGTTCAAGCAGGTGCCCAATTTCCTACTGGCTGCACCAGTGGCTATACTGGTTGCCTGGGCAACATGGACATATGTGACCATCCACCCATGGCTCTGCCTTACACTTGGGATGCGAAGGAGCAAGAACAGTAAGACCCGAGAGAACTCTCATCCTGGATTCCTCAGTCCTCGGGTGTTTGTGTACCTGGTCCACGCTGCAGCGCTGTTGCTGTTTGGTGGTGTCTACATGCATGTCCAG GTCCTCACCAGGTTTCTGGGTTCCTCCACTCCTATTGTGTACTGGTTTCCAGCTTATTTGCTTCAGAATCAAGAGCCACTGCTGAGATCCCCAGAGACTGTGCCTTGGAAGCCACTTGCAGGGGAATCTGTAGCAAGACAAAAGGTTCCCAGAAATTCTCTTGTGGGACTTCTATACAACTGGAAAGCCTGTTCACTAGTCACACGATGTATTCTGGGCTACTTCCTGTCTTACTGGCTCCTGGGACTACTCCTACATTGCAACTTCCTACCTTGGACATGA